The Meiothermus sp. genome segment CTTTTCAAACGCTCAACCGGTACGGTGGAGCCGCTTCACTATTACGGGATTTGATCGTACCACGACCTGCCCCTCCTGTGTCCAGCCGTGCGAACACCATTGGCCGGGTACCTTTGCAAAAAAGTTTGACTTGGTACAATCTTGCTATGGCTGAGGCCATCCGACTCTCTCATCAGGTCGCAGCGGGCATTTTCGCCATTCCGGTGCCCATCCCCTACCCCTTCAAGTATGTGAACTGCTACCTGCTACTCCCTGGCCCCGGTTCTTCCGATGGCCCGGCGCTTGTGGACTGCGCCCTGGACACCGCCGAAGCGCGGGCTGGTCTGGAAGCAGCCTTGCACGAGCATGGGCTGGGGTTGGGCGACCTCGAGCGCCTGGTGGTCACCCATCACCACCCCGACCACTACGGCCTGGCCGGGCTGATGGAGGCCCAGGGACCCACGGTGTGGATGCTGGACGTGGAGCTAGAGCGCGGCCACATCTTCTGGACAGAGCCCGAGCGCATGAATCAGATGGGACAAGCACTCTTCCATCGGCACGGTGTTACCGATGAATACCTGGCCGACCTGGCCGGAGAAATGGACAAAACCCGCAGCCGGGTGCATCCTGCGCAAAAACCCCAAACCTTCCACGATGGCGAGACCCTCCGACTGGCAGGTATGCGCTACCGGGCAGTCTGGACGCCCGGCCATGCCGACGGCCATGCCATGCTGCTGCGCGAATCGGATGGGGTCTTGCTGGCCGGGGATCAAATCCTGGAGCGCATCTCCCCCAACATCGGCCTCTGGGCCTACTCCTACCCCAATCCCCTGAAGCACTACCTCGCTTCGCTGGAAAAAACTGCTGCCCTGGGGGCCTCGGTGGCCTTGCCCGGGCACTACCGGCCCATCCAGGACATAGCGGGCCGGGTGGCCGAGCTCAGGGCCCATCATGGGGAGCGGCTACAGTTCCTGCTCCAGCTTGTGTACGACCAGCCCCAGACCTGCTGGCAGCTCTCGCTGGCGCTCTTTCCCGGCAACCTGAACCTGGCCCAAAGGCGGTTTGCCTGGTCGGAGACGCTGGCGCACCTGGAGTACCTGGTGGCTGAAGGGGCGGTGAAAAGGCTCGAGCCAGGCGGGATTGTTCACTACAGCCGCTAATCCCTTACAGAAACACTCGGTTGCCCTGGCTTAGCATCTCTTTCGACCCCTGGATTCATAAAGGCCATTTATCCCAGCTTTGGAGCGCTAACCTTAAAACACTGGAGAACACAGGAGGAAAGCCATGAGCAAGGTCTACAAGAAAGTGGAGCTGGTCGGCAGCAGTGCGGAGAGCCTCGAGGACGCCATTAAGGTCGCCCTGGCGCGGGCCCGCAAGACCCTGCGCAATATGGACTGGTTCGAGGTCAAGGAGATTCGCGGCAGCCTGACCGATGGCTACGTGAACACCTACCAGGTAACGCTCCTGGTGGGCTTCCGCCTCGAGGAGGAGTAGTTCACCAGGCCAGGGCCAAGCCGTCGGCGCGGGGCTCGGTGGCCGCCAGAAAGGCGTCTTTTGGCTTCAGAATGATCTGACCCCGGCCAAATGAGGCCCACTCGCTCTGCAAAACCACTTCGTGGCCGCGCTCTTTGAGACCGTGCACCAGGTGGAGGGGCAGGCTGGGCTCGAGCTCCACCTGCTGATTGCGCGTCCACTGCCAGCGAGGCGCATCCAAGGCTGCCTGGGGGTTCATGCCGTAGTCTTCTAGGTTCACCACTACCTGCAGGTGGCCCTGGGGTTGCATATGCCCTCCCATCACCCCAAAAGGCCCCAGGGGCTTGCCACCGCGGGTCAGAAAACCAGGAATGATGGTGTGGAAGGGCTTCTTGGCCGGGGCGTACTGGTTAGGGTGCCCGTCCTCGAGCACAAAACAGGCTCCCCGGTTTTGTAGTGAGATGCCGGTGCCGTCCACCACGATACCCGCCCCAAAGCCCATGTAGTTGGACTGAATCAGAGAAACCTGTAGCTCGCCATCGGCAGCGGCCAAATACACGGTACCCCCTTTGGGCGCACCGGCCTGCACCGGCAGCGCCCGCTCGCCAATTAGCCTGCGGCGCTGGGCCAGGTAGTCTGCGGAAAGCAACTCGGCAGGTGAAACAGGCATAAAGCGCGGGTCGGCCACGTACTTCTGCACGTCGGCAAAAGCCAGCTTCATGGCCTCAATCTGGAGATGAAAGCCCTCCACCGAGTCGCGCGGATACCGGCCCAGCTCAAAGCCCTCCAGTATTTTCAGGGCCATCAGGGCGGCAATCCCTTGTCCGGCAGGGGGTATTTCATGAACTTCCAAGCCCCGGTAGCGCACCAAGAGGGGCTGCACCCACTCCGAACGGTAGGCGGCCAGGTCGGCCCGGGTCAGGTACCCCCCGGTAGCGGCGGCGAAATCGGCAATCTGAGCAGCCAGCTTGCCCCGGTAAAAACTCTCCGCACCGGTACGGGCAATCTCGCGCAGGGTTTCGGCGTGCCGTGGGCTTTGCCAGATGTCGCCGGGTCGGGGGGCCTTGCCACCGGGCATGAACACAGCCTTGAAAGGCTGGAAACAGGGGTCTTGCAGCGGCCCATACACCGCTTCGATGCGCGACCAGGCGCGCCCGGTTTCGGGGCTTACAGCGAAGCTTTCCTCGGCGTAGCGGATGGCCGGTTCAAAAAGCTGCTCAAAGGGCAGCCTGCCGAACTTTTGGTGCAGTTCCCGCCAGGCCGAAGGGGCGCCCGGCACCGTGACCGGAAGCCAGCCCCGGGTGGGCACCTGTCCACTATTTGCAAAGGTGGCAAAGTCCAGGCCAGCCGGGCTCATGCCGTTGGCGTTGAGGCCATGCAGCTTCTGGCCATCATGCACCAGGGCAAAAGCATCGGAGCCAATGCCGTTGGAGGTGGGCTCGAGTACCGTCAGGGCAATGGCCATAGCCACGGCGGCATCCACCGCGCTGCCCCCGGCCAGGAGCATCTCCATGCCGGCCAGGGCGGCCTGGGGCTGGCTGGTGGCCACCGCGCCCCGCTTGCCGGTTACCACATTGCGACGGGAGGGATAGGGATATTGGTTGAGGTTCATTTTGAAAGACCTTTCTACATCACACTAAGGCCAGTCGGTCAAAGGGCCAAATTAAACTGGGAACAGGCCTCGAGCGGAAGAGCGCCATTAGAACGACCTGGCTAAGTGGTCTGGTAACCAAGAACTCAGTCTGCACTTTAGTGTCTTCCAATGGGCCGCACATCGCAATTGTGGGTAATCAACGTGCTTCAAAACATGCCGCAAAATTAGTTACCGGTGCACTAAGCCGCCTCACAAATGCACCCACCCTGTGGGCAGTCCTATTTCTTCATGCGCGGGTCGAAAGCATCGCGCAGGCCGTCGCCGATAAGATTGAAGGCCAGCACTGCCAGAAAAATAGCCAGACCGGGAAACAGGGCCATGTGGGGTGCCTGGTTAAGGTAGCCTCGAGCGTCGTTGAGCATCGAGCCCCACGAAGGGGTGGGCGGCTGCACCCCCAGCCCCAGGAAAGACAGCGTAGCCTCGGCCAGAACGGCTGTGGCCGTACTCAAACTGACCTGTACAATCAAGGGCCCCAGGATGTTGGGGAGCAGGTGCCGCGCAATGATGCGACCATCCCCCCCACCCAGGGCCACCGCCGCCTGGACATACTCGCGGGGGCGTTCGGCCATCACCTGCCCCCGTATCAGGCGGGCAAACACCGGCGTCGTGACCACCCCAATGGCCAGCATGGTGTTTTGCAGGCTAGGCCCCAGGACAGCGGCCAGGGCAATGGCCAGCACCAGAAAGGGAAAGGCCAGCATGGCATCGGTCAGGCGCATCAACACATCGTCTATCCATCCGCCGTAAAAACCAGCCACCAGGCCGATCAGGCCCCCCAGCACCAGCGCAATCAACACCGAAATCAGGCCCGCCGCCAGCGAGACTCGAGCCCCATAAAAAACCCTCGAGAGGATGTCCCGCCCCAGTTGGTCGGTGCCAAACCAGTGCTTGGCCGAAGGCCCCTGTTGCAGAGCGCCGAAATCGGTGGCGGTGGGGCTATAGGGCACCAGAATGGGCGCAAAGCTGGCCCCCAGCACCAGCAGCAGCAAGATGACCATCCCGACGATGGCCAGGCGGTTGGCAAGGAGGGCTCGGAGGGTACGATTATTCATCATCAGTGATAGCGGATGCGCGGGTCGATGGCGGCGTACAGCAGGTCGGTCAGCACGTTGATCAGAAACACCGCCAGGGCCGAAATAAGCACCACCGCCTGCAAGACCGGAAAGTCGCGGTTGAAAACCGAGTCCACCAACAACCGCCCAAAGCCGGGAATCGAAAAGACCTGTTCGGTGACCACCGCCCCGCCCAGCAGACCGCCCAGTTGCAACCCGATGACGGTCACGACGGGAATAGCGGCATTACGCAGGGCGTGCTTGTAGACCACCACCCGGCCTTCCAAACCCTTGGCTCTTGCGGTACGAACATAATCCTGCGAGAGCACCTCCAACATGCTATTGCGGGTGAAGCGGGCTATCGCACCGGCCAAGGCCGTACCCAGGGTGATGGCGGGCATCAGCATCAGCAGCAGGTTTTTTTGCAGGTCTACCCAGGGTTCTACATAGCCCGAAGGGGGAATCCAGGCCAGCCGGACACTGAACAAGTAGATCAGCAGGATGCCCAGGAAAAAGTTGGGAATCGAGATCCCCGAAAGGGCCAGCACGGTCACGCTGGCATCGGCAGCCGTGTTTCTTCGCAAGGCAGCCAGCACCCCTGCCGGAAGGCCTATCAGGATAGCAACCAGCAGGGAGAAAAAGCTGAGCTCGAGGGTGGTGGGCAGTTTTTGCCAGATGATAAGGGCCACCTGTTCGTTGCCCCGAATCGAACGCCCCAGGTCGCCTTGCACCAGGCCCCACAGCCAGTCGGCATACTGCACCAGGATGGGCCGGTTGAGCCCCAGCTCTTCTCGGATCTGGGCGACGAGCTCCGGCGTGGCCTCCTCGCCCAGCAGCAGCCTTGCGGGGTCACCCGGCAGGATTCGGGTCAGGGCGAACACCATCACCGTGACCAGCAGTAGGGTGGGCAACCCGCCAATCAGGCGCCGCAGGACGAAGAGGAACACCGTGCTTAACTCCTACTGGCCGCCCAGGCTCGCTCCCCTGAAGCGCAGAATGCCGTCGGGTATAACCGGAATTCCGCTCAAGCGACGGCTCAGGCCGATGGTGGTCTGGGGGTGGTAGACGTAGATGTAGGGCAGGTCTTCCTGAATGATTTTGGTGATCTGGCTGTAGAGGTCGCGGCGGGCTTCCGGCAAGCGCACGGTGCGGGCCCGGTTCAGCAGGCTGTCAACCCGGGGATTGCAATAGCCTGAGTAGTTGTTGGCGGCTTTACAGCGCACAAAGTCGTAGATATTGCCGTCGGGGTCGGGGCGACCGCTCCAGCCCACTGCCACGGCCTCGAGCTCCAGCTTGGCCGCCCGGTCGAGCAGGGTGCCAAACTCCACCTGTTCGATGCGAACCTGAATGCCAGCTTCAGCGGCCATAGCCTGATAGACCTGGGCCAGTTGGGCCAGCACTGGGCCAGGGGCGATGGTCAGGGTGAAGCTGAACCCTTGCGGACGACCCCCTTCGGCCAGCTTCTGCCGAGCCAGGGCCAGGTCGCGCTTGGGAACGGCAATGCTTTTATCGTGGGCCAGGGTACCGGGTGGGAAGGGCCCGTTGGAGGGGAGGGCCGTACCCAGGAATACCACCCGGTCTACCACATCGCGGTCAATGGTCGCGGCAAACGCCTGCCGCAGGGCCTTGTTGGTAAAGGGGCCTTTGGTGTGGTTGAGCCAGATGCCCTGGTAGCCGATACCGGGGAAGTTGTTGACCACCAGGTTGGCGTTGTTGCGGATAGCCGCAAGGTCTTTGGCCGCCACCGGGGTGATGATGTTTACCGCGCCCGAAAGCAGGTTGGCCACCCGCACATCATCGTCGGGGAAGGGGCGATAGACCAGTTGTTCGATGCGGGGGAAGCCGCGCTGCCAGTAGTTTTCGTTGCGGGCCAGCACAATGCGGTCTTGCCGACGACGCTCCACAAACTTGAAGGGGCCGGTGCCCACCGGGTTGTTGCTAAACTCAGCCCCCAGTCTCTGGACTGCGGTGGGGCTAACCATCATGCCCGAGCGGTCGGAAAGGATAGCCAAGAAAGGCGCAAAGGGCTCCTTCAGGGTGACGCGCACGGTGGTGGGGTTGACCACCTGCACATTATTGATGAGCGAAAGCTCACCCGCGCGACGCGAACCCGGTGTGCTGCGGTAGCGGTCGAGGTTGAACTTGACCGTCTCGGCGTTGAAGTCGGTGCCGTCGTGGAACTTGACCCCCTGGCGCAGAGTAAAGACATACACCGTACCGTTTTCCTCGACCCGCCAGCTTGTGGCCAGCATGGGCACGATGCGCAGGTTTTCGTCCAGGTCTACTAGTTTGTCGTAAATCTGGTTTTGCACCTGGCGATCTACCAGTGCGGACGAAAGCATGGGGTCGAGGTTGGGCGGATCGGCGTCCAATCCCACCGTGACGGTCTGGGCCAACCCCAGGCCCCCCAGGCTCCATAAAACAACTGCTACCAACCACTGTCTCATCTGTCTACCTCCTTGGTTTTTGCCGCGCGCTCAACGGTGCTCAGGTGTGCCAGCATAGCTTTGCGGGCCATTTCAGGATCGGAAGACCGAATAGCCTCGAGGATGTCGCTGTGTTCAGCAAGGGTGGTCTCCGGGCGGAAGCGTTTCGCCGTGGCAGACAAACGGGTCTGTCGCAGTTCCGCCGCAAGCAATACCACAATTTCACTCAAAACTGTGTTTTGGCTCATCTCAGCCAGGGTTTTGTGAAAATCCATGTCCAGCTCAACAAATTGGTAAAGGTCTCCTTTAGCTGCTTTTTGCTGCGCAAGCAACGCTTCGAGTCGCTCGATGGCCTGTTTATCACCACGCTCCGCAGCCAATGCTGCTACTGCTGGCTCCAGGATGCGTCGCACCTCAAACAGCTCGGCGATAAAGTCTTCTTCGTGCAGCCTCGAGCGCAGGCGACGGCCCAAACTCTCCGAGGGATGGGCCACCCGTGTACCGTCCCCCTGTCGGATTTCCACCCAGCCGTGAAGCTCGAGTATCCGCAAGGCCTCGCGCACCGAGGAACGGCTCACACCAAAGCGGCTGGCCAGGTC includes the following:
- a CDS encoding MBL fold metallo-hydrolase encodes the protein MAEAIRLSHQVAAGIFAIPVPIPYPFKYVNCYLLLPGPGSSDGPALVDCALDTAEARAGLEAALHEHGLGLGDLERLVVTHHHPDHYGLAGLMEAQGPTVWMLDVELERGHIFWTEPERMNQMGQALFHRHGVTDEYLADLAGEMDKTRSRVHPAQKPQTFHDGETLRLAGMRYRAVWTPGHADGHAMLLRESDGVLLAGDQILERISPNIGLWAYSYPNPLKHYLASLEKTAALGASVALPGHYRPIQDIAGRVAELRAHHGERLQFLLQLVYDQPQTCWQLSLALFPGNLNLAQRRFAWSETLAHLEYLVAEGAVKRLEPGGIVHYSR
- a CDS encoding dodecin, giving the protein MSKVYKKVELVGSSAESLEDAIKVALARARKTLRNMDWFEVKEIRGSLTDGYVNTYQVTLLVGFRLEEE
- a CDS encoding gamma-glutamyltransferase family protein, which codes for MNLNQYPYPSRRNVVTGKRGAVATSQPQAALAGMEMLLAGGSAVDAAVAMAIALTVLEPTSNGIGSDAFALVHDGQKLHGLNANGMSPAGLDFATFANSGQVPTRGWLPVTVPGAPSAWRELHQKFGRLPFEQLFEPAIRYAEESFAVSPETGRAWSRIEAVYGPLQDPCFQPFKAVFMPGGKAPRPGDIWQSPRHAETLREIARTGAESFYRGKLAAQIADFAAATGGYLTRADLAAYRSEWVQPLLVRYRGLEVHEIPPAGQGIAALMALKILEGFELGRYPRDSVEGFHLQIEAMKLAFADVQKYVADPRFMPVSPAELLSADYLAQRRRLIGERALPVQAGAPKGGTVYLAAADGELQVSLIQSNYMGFGAGIVVDGTGISLQNRGACFVLEDGHPNQYAPAKKPFHTIIPGFLTRGGKPLGPFGVMGGHMQPQGHLQVVVNLEDYGMNPQAALDAPRWQWTRNQQVELEPSLPLHLVHGLKERGHEVVLQSEWASFGRGQIILKPKDAFLAATEPRADGLALAW
- a CDS encoding ABC transporter permease — encoded protein: MNNRTLRALLANRLAIVGMVILLLLVLGASFAPILVPYSPTATDFGALQQGPSAKHWFGTDQLGRDILSRVFYGARVSLAAGLISVLIALVLGGLIGLVAGFYGGWIDDVLMRLTDAMLAFPFLVLAIALAAVLGPSLQNTMLAIGVVTTPVFARLIRGQVMAERPREYVQAAVALGGGDGRIIARHLLPNILGPLIVQVSLSTATAVLAEATLSFLGLGVQPPTPSWGSMLNDARGYLNQAPHMALFPGLAIFLAVLAFNLIGDGLRDAFDPRMKK
- a CDS encoding ABC transporter permease → MFLFVLRRLIGGLPTLLLVTVMVFALTRILPGDPARLLLGEEATPELVAQIREELGLNRPILVQYADWLWGLVQGDLGRSIRGNEQVALIIWQKLPTTLELSFFSLLVAILIGLPAGVLAALRRNTAADASVTVLALSGISIPNFFLGILLIYLFSVRLAWIPPSGYVEPWVDLQKNLLLMLMPAITLGTALAGAIARFTRNSMLEVLSQDYVRTARAKGLEGRVVVYKHALRNAAIPVVTVIGLQLGGLLGGAVVTEQVFSIPGFGRLLVDSVFNRDFPVLQAVVLISALAVFLINVLTDLLYAAIDPRIRYH
- a CDS encoding ABC transporter substrate-binding protein, encoding MRQWLVAVVLWSLGGLGLAQTVTVGLDADPPNLDPMLSSALVDRQVQNQIYDKLVDLDENLRIVPMLATSWRVEENGTVYVFTLRQGVKFHDGTDFNAETVKFNLDRYRSTPGSRRAGELSLINNVQVVNPTTVRVTLKEPFAPFLAILSDRSGMMVSPTAVQRLGAEFSNNPVGTGPFKFVERRRQDRIVLARNENYWQRGFPRIEQLVYRPFPDDDVRVANLLSGAVNIITPVAAKDLAAIRNNANLVVNNFPGIGYQGIWLNHTKGPFTNKALRQAFAATIDRDVVDRVVFLGTALPSNGPFPPGTLAHDKSIAVPKRDLALARQKLAEGGRPQGFSFTLTIAPGPVLAQLAQVYQAMAAEAGIQVRIEQVEFGTLLDRAAKLELEAVAVGWSGRPDPDGNIYDFVRCKAANNYSGYCNPRVDSLLNRARTVRLPEARRDLYSQITKIIQEDLPYIYVYHPQTTIGLSRRLSGIPVIPDGILRFRGASLGGQ
- a CDS encoding FadR/GntR family transcriptional regulator; this translates as MMRPARIPEKLAKDLEQLLQDGVWRPGDLLPGERDLASRFGVSRSSVREALRILELHGWVEIRQGDGTRVAHPSESLGRRLRSRLHEEDFIAELFEVRRILEPAVAALAAERGDKQAIERLEALLAQQKAAKGDLYQFVELDMDFHKTLAEMSQNTVLSEIVVLLAAELRQTRLSATAKRFRPETTLAEHSDILEAIRSSDPEMARKAMLAHLSTVERAAKTKEVDR